The following proteins are co-located in the Bacteroidales bacterium genome:
- a CDS encoding choice-of-anchor J domain-containing protein — protein sequence MKRIYFFLLLALWALQLQAQITEFPYNDGFEEEQFPPSGWLGYPIVGNTEFVRVTVGEWPACLPHDGSGAMAQYNSFNANIGKSAVLISPELILGDDNVLRFWFYRSEDPSNNRHDKIEVYYNASPDLEGATLLDSISRAVNFYPVVPAKGWYQYEFAIDNMGSTYVIFKAISAYGWKMYLDDVEVNTSTIDVDPPVVISLGGTQVYALQPMSLELVVRDVSDMPEMLEGQVTIEGETQVVEMRKTSGTQGDFTYHGTIPGQLDHTEGEIKFWLIDAPGNAAWSDNYPLHWDWLKPIFEESFEGEDFPPENWTVTGQPLTWLTWNDYGLVYYTDSDGVEWEVYPPHGQRQAAVEWDFQGNEQNEWMISPLIAITENAVLTFKTFVRLYSYDYDEYLVRASTDGFTWVNLWSAADYPAGVSNYDDDIALSLNSYVGQEVRLAWQAYNLYGGNLWYSWFVDDVKIRATDTLVGINKKNDLLVSGAFPNPFGAFTTISFKMQQAGKVSLNVFRNDGTKVFERIYYELPAGFNEIKIDGTQLPSGFYYYQLQTTGGTSGGKLIRR from the coding sequence ATGAAACGAATTTACTTCTTCCTGCTTCTGGCGCTGTGGGCTTTGCAGTTGCAGGCTCAGATTACTGAATTTCCCTACAACGATGGTTTTGAAGAAGAGCAATTTCCGCCATCGGGCTGGCTGGGTTATCCCATCGTTGGCAATACGGAATTTGTACGGGTAACAGTTGGCGAATGGCCCGCCTGTTTGCCCCACGACGGAAGCGGCGCTATGGCGCAGTACAACTCATTTAATGCTAACATTGGAAAGTCGGCGGTATTGATAAGCCCGGAATTAATATTGGGCGATGATAACGTGCTGCGGTTTTGGTTTTATCGTTCCGAAGACCCCAGCAACAACCGCCACGATAAAATTGAAGTCTATTACAACGCTTCTCCCGATCTGGAAGGAGCCACGCTGCTGGATTCCATCAGCAGGGCTGTCAACTTTTATCCGGTTGTTCCCGCCAAGGGTTGGTATCAATACGAATTTGCGATCGACAATATGGGCAGTACCTATGTCATTTTCAAAGCCATTAGTGCCTACGGATGGAAAATGTATCTGGATGATGTAGAGGTCAACACCAGCACCATCGACGTTGATCCGCCGGTAGTAATCTCGCTGGGCGGAACGCAGGTTTACGCACTGCAGCCTATGAGCCTCGAACTGGTGGTGCGCGATGTGTCGGATATGCCGGAAATGCTCGAAGGACAAGTAACCATCGAAGGAGAAACACAGGTGGTGGAGATGAGAAAAACCAGCGGAACACAGGGCGATTTTACCTATCACGGAACCATTCCCGGTCAGCTCGATCACACCGAGGGCGAAATAAAATTCTGGCTCATCGATGCGCCGGGAAATGCTGCTTGGTCGGATAATTACCCATTGCATTGGGATTGGTTGAAACCCATATTTGAAGAGAGTTTCGAAGGAGAGGATTTTCCACCCGAAAACTGGACTGTTACCGGGCAGCCGCTTACATGGCTTACCTGGAACGACTATGGCCTGGTGTATTACACCGATAGCGATGGGGTAGAGTGGGAAGTTTATCCGCCCCATGGCCAGCGTCAAGCCGCCGTAGAATGGGATTTTCAGGGAAACGAACAAAACGAATGGATGATATCTCCGCTGATCGCCATTACAGAAAATGCAGTCCTTACCTTTAAAACTTTCGTCAGGCTATATAGCTACGACTACGACGAATATCTTGTCCGGGCTTCCACCGATGGTTTTACCTGGGTAAATCTATGGAGCGCCGCAGATTATCCCGCAGGCGTTAGCAATTATGACGACGATATTGCTTTAAGTTTAAATAGTTATGTGGGGCAGGAGGTTCGCCTCGCCTGGCAGGCTTACAATCTTTATGGCGGCAACCTTTGGTATTCGTGGTTTGTAGATGATGTAAAAATCCGGGCTACTGATACCCTTGTCGGGATTAACAAAAAAAATGATTTGCTGGTTTCCGGCGCTTTTCCAAATCCATTTGGCGCATTCACCACCATCAGTTTTAAAATGCAGCAAGCCGGGAAGGTTTCCCTAAATGTTTTCAGAAACGATGGTACAAAAGTATTTGAGCGAATTTATTATGAGCTTCCTGCAGGCTTTAATGAAATAAAAATTGATGGAACCCAATTGCCTTCGGGATTTTACTACTATCAGTTGCAAACCACTGGTGGCACTTCGGGTGGGAAGCTTATCAGGAGATAG